A part of Myxococcus landrumus genomic DNA contains:
- a CDS encoding HD domain-containing protein: MHTETLQSRLAFLREAEKLKDVLRSGHTSSGRPESTAEHTWRLCLMALVFGDSLPGLDPLKLLQMCVVHDLGEAIHGDIPAIHQGAHPDKGAREREDLRQLTRMLDTPLRERILSLWDEYEQAASPEAQAVKALDKLETILQHTQGRNPADFDYAFNLAYGRKYTDSHPLFSTLRTLIDADTTRRMVGEQSPKPHPRGT, encoded by the coding sequence ATGCACACCGAGACCCTCCAGAGTCGCCTCGCGTTCCTCCGTGAGGCGGAGAAGCTCAAGGATGTCCTCCGAAGTGGCCACACCTCCTCTGGCCGACCGGAGAGCACCGCCGAGCACACCTGGCGGCTGTGCTTGATGGCGCTCGTGTTCGGCGACTCACTGCCTGGACTGGACCCGCTCAAGCTCCTCCAGATGTGCGTCGTCCACGACCTGGGCGAAGCCATCCACGGCGACATCCCCGCCATCCACCAGGGCGCCCACCCCGACAAGGGCGCAAGAGAGCGCGAAGACCTGCGACAGTTGACGCGGATGCTCGACACGCCGCTGCGCGAGCGCATCCTCTCCCTGTGGGACGAATACGAGCAGGCCGCGTCCCCCGAGGCCCAGGCCGTGAAGGCGCTCGACAAGCTGGAGACGATTCTCCAGCACACCCAGGGCAGGAACCCCGCCGACTTCGACTACGCCTTCAACCTGGCCTATGGCCGCAAGTACACCGACAGCCATCCGCTGTTCAGCACCTTGCGCACGCTCATCGATGCCGACACGACTCGGCGTATGGTGGGCGAGCAATCCCCCAAGCCCCACCCTCGAGGAACGTGA
- a CDS encoding helix-turn-helix domain-containing protein yields the protein MTETLPQPSLGIALRRWRLLHHIKQSHAAELFGVNQSTISRWEAGTQAMEPTERTRVESLLAARLDAAADHALARLVNESPRPVHLICDLTHRLLACSPSRAAEFTVPLSELLGRSLWRYSTAEIALKESALDTLGWRETLAPSSVEFPSGTNTSPIIPIRASLCRWTRMTLSDGTAARLVETL from the coding sequence ATGACCGAGACCCTACCGCAGCCTTCCCTCGGAATCGCCCTCCGGCGCTGGCGGCTGCTGCATCACATCAAGCAGTCCCACGCCGCGGAGCTCTTCGGCGTCAATCAGTCCACCATCTCCCGCTGGGAGGCCGGCACACAGGCCATGGAGCCCACGGAACGCACACGCGTCGAGTCCCTGCTGGCCGCCCGTCTGGACGCGGCGGCGGACCACGCCCTCGCCCGGCTCGTCAACGAGAGCCCTCGTCCCGTGCATCTCATCTGCGACCTGACCCACCGCCTGCTCGCGTGCTCGCCCTCGCGTGCCGCTGAGTTCACGGTGCCTCTCTCCGAGTTGCTGGGGCGCTCTCTCTGGCGCTACTCCACCGCCGAGATTGCCCTCAAGGAGTCGGCGCTCGACACGCTCGGCTGGCGCGAGACACTCGCGCCGTCCTCCGTGGAGTTCCCCAGCGGCACGAACACCTCCCCCATCATCCCCATCCGCGCCAGCCTGTGCCGCTGGACGCGGATGACACTCTCCGATGGCACCGCGGCCCGCCTCGTTGAGACACTCTGA